The Kineothrix sp. MB12-C1 genome includes a window with the following:
- the efp gene encoding elongation factor P, producing MISAGDFRNGITIELDNNIYQIIEFQHVKPGKGAAFVRTKLRNIRSGGVIEKTFRPTEKFPQARIDRKDMQYLYSDGDLFHFMDVATYEQIALNEEAIGDALKFVKENEMVKVCSHNGNVFDVEPPLFVELEITETEPGFKGDTATGATKPAIVETGATVYVPLFVEQNDVIKIDTRTGDYLSRV from the coding sequence ATGATTTCTGCAGGTGATTTCAGAAATGGTATTACTATTGAGTTAGATAATAATATTTACCAGATTATTGAGTTCCAGCATGTAAAACCGGGTAAAGGAGCGGCGTTCGTAAGAACTAAGCTGAGAAATATTAGAAGTGGAGGTGTAATCGAAAAGACCTTCAGACCTACAGAGAAATTCCCGCAGGCACGTATCGATAGAAAAGATATGCAGTATTTATATTCAGATGGAGATTTATTCCACTTTATGGACGTTGCAACCTATGAGCAGATTGCCCTCAATGAGGAGGCGATTGGAGACGCTCTTAAGTTCGTAAAAGAGAATGAAATGGTAAAAGTATGTTCCCACAATGGAAACGTATTTGATGTGGAACCCCCTCTGTTTGTAGAACTGGAGATTACAGAAACTGAACCCGGATTCAAGGGAGATACCGCAACGGGAGCAACGAAACCAGCTATCGTGGAGACCGGAGCAACCGTATACGTTCCTCTATTCGTAGAACAGAACGATGTAATCAAAATCGATACCAGAACAGGAGATTACCTCTCCAGAGTATAG
- a CDS encoding shikimate kinase: protein MRNNIILIGFMGCGKTSVGVRLSYLLKKAMTDTDKMIERLNEQTVAEIFERYGEGTFRQMETECLQKLLQEPEGQIISVGGGLPIRSENQELLKQLGLVIYLRVTAKTVCERLSGDMSRPLLQGENPEQRVQELLEKRTPIYESIADIVIDVDEKSFDVILSEVVEKMEERSDEPACN, encoded by the coding sequence TAAGACGAGCGTAGGTGTCCGCCTATCCTATCTTTTGAAAAAGGCGATGACAGACACGGATAAGATGATTGAACGCCTGAATGAGCAAACAGTGGCGGAGATATTTGAAAGATATGGAGAGGGAACCTTTCGTCAGATGGAGACTGAATGTCTGCAGAAACTTCTACAGGAGCCGGAGGGGCAGATTATATCGGTAGGAGGTGGCCTTCCGATAAGGAGTGAGAATCAGGAACTTCTTAAACAATTGGGCTTGGTCATTTATCTTAGGGTAACAGCTAAGACCGTATGTGAGAGGCTGTCCGGAGATATGAGCCGCCCTCTTTTGCAAGGGGAGAATCCTGAACAAAGGGTACAAGAGCTTCTGGAAAAGAGAACACCGATATATGAAAGCATTGCGGATATTGTTATCGATGTGGATGAGAAGAGCTTTGATGTTATTTTATCGGAAGTTGTGGAGAAAATGGAGGAAAGAAGCGATGAACCTGCTTGTAATTAA
- a CDS encoding DUF5688 family protein, protein MEMIEFCKGVKKELEVSLGEAAAISINQITKNNGVVLNSVVIAREDRNISPNIYLDEFYKDYKEGREFKDIIEEIHLIYKESRFQGNLDMSFFLDYGKMKSMVAYKVIGYERNRKILEEVPHIRFLDMAIVFYCNISEKELNNATILIYNNHLGIWGITQEVLYKDAKRNTKKLLPPRIIPIERMMREIFSEDLKKEFSTGKIVEENLMPDEEWFENAAEQLFSSVTEYDSSGKMFVMGNESKLFGAIAMIYDSTLKDFSAQISSDLFILPSSIHEVILIPDDGKQIAYELWRMVCEINDTQVEPEDVLTDALYYYSRKNNNIKKLY, encoded by the coding sequence ATGGAAATGATAGAATTTTGTAAAGGTGTGAAAAAGGAATTAGAGGTTTCTCTGGGAGAGGCAGCAGCTATTAGTATCAACCAGATTACTAAGAATAATGGAGTCGTTTTAAATAGTGTAGTAATAGCGAGAGAAGATAGGAATATTTCTCCGAATATTTATCTGGATGAATTCTATAAAGATTATAAGGAGGGAAGAGAATTTAAAGACATTATAGAAGAAATTCATCTCATTTATAAAGAAAGCCGGTTTCAAGGTAATCTGGATATGAGCTTTTTTCTGGACTATGGAAAGATGAAAAGCATGGTAGCATATAAAGTAATAGGATATGAAAGAAATAGGAAGATTTTAGAAGAAGTTCCGCATATTCGATTTCTTGATATGGCAATTGTATTTTATTGTAATATATCGGAGAAAGAACTGAATAATGCAACAATTTTAATTTATAATAATCATCTTGGAATATGGGGAATAACGCAAGAAGTATTATATAAGGATGCAAAGAGAAATACTAAAAAACTACTTCCTCCTCGTATTATTCCTATAGAACGAATGATGAGGGAAATCTTTTCAGAGGATTTAAAAAAAGAGTTTTCTACGGGTAAGATTGTGGAAGAGAACCTTATGCCGGATGAAGAATGGTTCGAAAATGCGGCGGAACAATTATTTTCTTCAGTAACGGAATACGATAGCAGTGGCAAAATGTTCGTTATGGGTAATGAGAGTAAGCTTTTTGGAGCAATTGCTATGATATATGATAGTACGCTGAAAGACTTTTCCGCACAGATTTCCAGCGATTTATTCATTCTGCCGAGTTCTATTCATGAAGTGATCTTAATACCGGATGACGGGAAACAGATAGCATACGAGCTGTGGCGGATGGTTTGTGAGATTAATGATACGCAGGTAGAACCGGAAGATGTGTTGACCGATGCCTTATATTATTACTCAAGAAAGAACAATAATATAAAAAAATTATATTAA
- the aroQ gene encoding type II 3-dehydroquinate dehydratase codes for MNLLVINGPNINFLGIREKSVYGTKDYNGLLEMIAKKGEETGCRIEVFQSNHEGAIIDRIQDSYFDETEGIIINPGAYTHYSYAIRDALASITVPKVEIHISDITKREEFRKVSVTAPVCDKQIYGHGLDGYLEAIDFCLLEKTVEK; via the coding sequence ATGAACCTGCTTGTAATTAATGGGCCGAATATTAATTTTCTCGGTATCAGGGAAAAAAGTGTTTATGGAACGAAGGACTATAATGGTCTTTTGGAGATGATTGCGAAGAAGGGGGAAGAGACCGGATGTAGGATAGAAGTATTCCAAAGCAATCATGAAGGGGCGATTATTGACCGTATTCAAGACTCTTATTTCGATGAAACGGAGGGAATTATTATTAATCCCGGTGCCTATACTCACTATAGTTATGCGATAAGAGATGCCTTGGCAAGTATAACTGTACCAAAAGTGGAAATACATATTTCTGATATTACAAAAAGAGAAGAGTTTCGGAAAGTATCCGTAACAGCTCCTGTTTGTGACAAACAGATATATGGACATGGGTTGGACGGTTATTTGGAGGCGATTGATTTCTGTCTTTTGGAAAAAACAGTTGAAAAATGA